The following is a genomic window from Flavobacterium crassostreae.
TTCAAAGTTAGGAACCAAACCAATTTCAAACTCAAAAGTTAATTCTTCTGCATCCCAATCCAAATCGTCATTTTCTTTAGCAATAGGAGATCCCAAAAGGCTCAATCTCTCCGATTGTACATAACGCTCTAAGGCCAAATCTACTACTTTTTTAACCTCTTCTTGCTTAATACCACGTCCGTATTGTTTTGCAACCAGATCCTTAGGCACTTGTCCTTTTCTGAACCCTTTTACGGTTGCCAATGGCATTTTTTCATTAATTCTTTTGGCTACTTGACCTTTATAATCCATGTGCACAACTGTCATTACAATTGTTTCGCTCACAGCGTCTATTGCTACTCTTTTGATATCCATCTTCGTTCTTTAATTTACATTATAAATTTGGTGGGCAAAATTATAAAATTTTTCCAAGCCAACCAAGCTTTTTAATCCCGAACCCGCCAGATGCCCCACAGAGCAGACACCTCCATGCAAAAAGCGCCCCAAAGCCCCATATTTTGGGCGTGCCCCTACGCAAAAAACTCCGGGTCAGGCTGTTTGTTCCCGCTTTTATGGTTTTGCCTAAACGGCCAAAACCATAAAGAGCTCCACTGCCATCCTTCACGCAAAAAACCTCACAAAAACATTGCAACCAAATACAAAACAGCAACTTACAAAAAAACCAATACCCTAAAACATTCTAAAATTAAAGCCTTAATTAATTTAAAATTTATATTTTTGGTAAACGCATTACAACCAAAACAAACCAAATGAAATCAAACCACACTAGCCTTTCTAGAAAAATCCAAAAAACCATTAGCCTGTTTGTCCTTGCACTAATTTTGCTAAATTGTGCCAACAAGCCTGCAAAACTTGACCCAATACCCAAGCACACCACCTTTACTATACACTCCCAAGAATGCAAAGAAACCAGAGTCATCAACGTTTGGACCCCAGAAACCTACTCCACCAGCCAAGATTCTCTAAATGTAATCTATATGGCAGATGGTGGTATCAAAGAAGATTTTCCACACATTGCCAACACACTAGCACAACTTATAGAAACCAAACAAATACCCCCAACACTACTTGTAGGCATTGAAAACACCCAACGTAGACGCGATTTAACAGGTTTCACAGAAGTAGAAAAAGACAAGGAAATTGCACCCATAGTTGGAGGTTCTGCTAAATTTAGAGCCTTTATTGCAAATGAGCTTTTTCCGGAAATAAACCAACGATACCGCACTACGGTCAAAAAAACCCTCATCGGAGAATCTTTATCTGGTCTTTTTGTACTAGAAACTTTTTTCATGAACCCCGAAATGTTTGACAACTACATTGCATTTGATCCCTCTCTATGGTGGAATAAACACTATCTAATAACCACCGCAAACCAACACTTATTGCCGAGTTATAAATCCCAAAAAAAAGTCTGGTTCACTAGTTCTAAAGCAAAAGACATATCTCTTTACACTACGCAATTAGCAACCATCTTAGAAGCCCAAAATAATAGCAATATAAAATGGAACTATACATACAACCCTCAAGAAACGCATGCTACAATCTTTAGAGCCACAAAAGAAAAAGCCCTAATCTGGACCTTAAAACAAGAATAAAACCCCTAAACCAGTAACCGTAAGTGTACACAACATCAAAAAAAAGGTATTCCCCTAACAAAACAGCTAAAATTGCAGGAGCATTGATCCTTGCAGGAATAGTATTTGGGATCTTAAGCATTGCCCCATCAGTGGATGGCACGGCATTTTTGACAGAGAGTTATCCAGACAGAATCGCAGTATTTAGGGCTGCTTTTTTTCAATTCCTTTTGGTTCCCATCTATATCGGTTTTGCAATTACACTCTACCAAATGGCATGGACTTACAACCGAAGTATTGCTATTGCCTTTGTTGGTTTTCGATTAATTGCTGGAGTTTTTCAATTGCTAGGAGTTATTTTATTGCCCATTTGTATTCATTTGAGTTACCAATACCTTCATACAACAGATAGCAATTTGGCATTGTATCAAAATATAGGAGAACTACTCAAGCTCTTCCGAGATCTCTGCAATCATTTAGGAGTGATGCTTGCAACGGGACTAAGTAATTTATTATTACATACCGTTTTTATTAAAAAAAAATCCCTTCCAAGCAAGCTCTTGATTTGGGGCATAATCAGCAACCTGCTATTGCTATTTGGTAGCTTTTTAATTCTTTTTCAACAAATAAAAGTACTATCTATAA
Proteins encoded in this region:
- a CDS encoding alpha/beta hydrolase gives rise to the protein MKSNHTSLSRKIQKTISLFVLALILLNCANKPAKLDPIPKHTTFTIHSQECKETRVINVWTPETYSTSQDSLNVIYMADGGIKEDFPHIANTLAQLIETKQIPPTLLVGIENTQRRRDLTGFTEVEKDKEIAPIVGGSAKFRAFIANELFPEINQRYRTTVKKTLIGESLSGLFVLETFFMNPEMFDNYIAFDPSLWWNKHYLITTANQHLLPSYKSQKKVWFTSSKAKDISLYTTQLATILEAQNNSNIKWNYTYNPQETHATIFRATKEKALIWTLKQE
- a CDS encoding DUF4386 domain-containing protein encodes the protein MYTTSKKRYSPNKTAKIAGALILAGIVFGILSIAPSVDGTAFLTESYPDRIAVFRAAFFQFLLVPIYIGFAITLYQMAWTYNRSIAIAFVGFRLIAGVFQLLGVILLPICIHLSYQYLHTTDSNLALYQNIGELLKLFRDLCNHLGVMLATGLSNLLLHTVFIKKKSLPSKLLIWGIISNLLLLFGSFLILFQQIKVLSITYALLTIPIVVQEIVLAIWLLLKGFKTKATNT